The region GAGCATCAGTGAGTCTCTGGGGGACGGTGAGACGGTCTCACCTGTTGACAGGTGGGTGAGCTGTGACGTCTCTGCTTTACTcacctctgtccctgtccctgtctctgtctctgtctctcaggTGTCCACATGTTCCAGAGGATGTACGGCTGTGAGTGGGACGATGAGACTGGAGAGAAGAATGGATTTGATAAGTTTGGTTATGATGGAGCAGATTTTATCTCATTTAAACTGAAGGAAGGAATCTGGGTCGCTGCCAAACGGGAGGCTGAGATCACCAAACGCAAGTGGGATCAGAATGAAGCTCGGATAGAACAACTGAAGTCCTACCTCACCCAGTTTTGCATCGAGTGGCTGCAGAAGTATGTGAACTATGGGAAGAGCTCACTGATGAGAACAGgtagagtcacatgacctgtggcagcatgacatcacacacctgcaggacacctgtgtcatcccccccccccccccctcctcccaaaatgtctctctgcccctcacctttccttcttctcccccactttcttcctctccccctctccacccccgctctctccctcccctcccccctctctctccccctccaccccacacatctcttcctccctccgtctgtcacTCTACCTTCTTTCCACCTGTTCTCTCCACCTACTTCCCCCTTcccacctcccccctcttcatcccaccgtgtccccccccccccatttcctcCCCACTCTTTCCCCACCCTGTCGCTCtgtctctcacccacctccccccccctcctcctaccCTGtctccccatcaccccccctctggtcctccctctcatcctctctctgtcccccccagAGCTGccgtcagtgtctctgctccagaagaccccctcctctcctgtcagctgcCACGCTACAGGCTTCTACCCCGACCCCGACAGAGCCACACTGTCCTGGTGGAAAGGTGAAGAGGAGCTCTATGAGGACGTGGACCACGGAGAGCTACTCCTCAACCCTGACGGAACCTTCCAGGCGAGTGTTGACCTGAAAGTGTCCTCAGTCCCACCTGAAGACTGGAGCAgctacaagtgtgtgtttcagctgtctGGAGCGAAGGAAATCACCACAACACTGGACAAAAACCAGATCAGGACCAACTGGGGGAAGCCTGGTGGGTAGAAGCACACTCTGATTTTACTGTCTGAGgaatatttcttcttttctttagtcAACAGGATCTAATTACAGGACGTGAGCAGGAATAGCAAATGTTCAAACAAGCAAACGTCCAAGACGTCAGCTCTCCTCACACTTAAATAATTCAGACAGATGAACAGATTTGGAGATGATCTTCTTTAGTCTTTGTCATCTGTGctggttttgatggttttgcTTGTTTCCTCTCCAGCAGAGGATCCCAGTAACACGGCCGTCATCGCTGCTGTTGCAGTTGCTGTTCTGGCTCTCGTTCTCGTCGCCGTCGTTGGTTTCCTCCTTTacaggaagaagaaaggtgagagatggagatggaagcAGAGCTTTAATCCTTCACTCTGCTTTTGCTTTAGTCTaaatgacaaaagaagaagaaaacgttgATAAAATCTCTGTCAAAGATCTAAAGCAGCAAAGCTAATCGACTTTCTTCTCAGTTGCAGGCAAATGTACCAAACGTGAGTAAAAGTTGAATCACATTTGGATTTTCTCTGGTGTTTGCTGAACTTCTCTTGCAGTAATTGTGTGTAACTGTGGTTTCTGCTCTAAGAATCTTTGTTCTGACCTTACAGCTGAAGGTCTCTCTGAGGTCAAGGTGCCACTGGAGCCAAATCCAAACTAAAGGAGAACCGTCAGCATGAAGAGGGTGAGTAGCTTCATGTTAGAGCAGCTTTATACTTGTTTTTGATTAAttgagctgctcctctctggtgaAACTGGATCAACAATGAATATTCTGGTTTAATGTGTTTGATTATttggtctttttcttttcaggatGCTCTGGAACGAGGAGCTGATCTgtcaagttttattttattttagtttaattTAGCCTTTAAACAGTTAAGATGCTCCTTGTTACGTGAGcgttaaggaggccaggacccagatgcagagcaAAAACcaaaggttctttattgacaTAAATGCAAATGATCGAAccaagtaacaacaaaaaaaactctAAGAAAGTATCAACAGAAACgcgaacgaaaaatcaccatGAAATGGGAAGAAAACGTCGAGAAAAAGTAAAACTGAAAGCAGTGGCGAGGCACTGAAAACACTTACTACTCGGGAGATTAACGCAAGGCGAAGGGCTGGTGATCTCTGAGCTGGAGCTCGGTACCGAAGCATGagcaacaatccggcaccggagACAAAGATACTATTAGCTTAAGTAGGAGCCAATTTAGGCGggacgagctgcaggtgtgacagAGGCTCAGCTCTCAGAGATCAGCCCGCCCCTAAATgccgctcctcctgcaggtagaggaggaggtgacatGACAACCGAAACAGAACCACAACACTCCTCGTATGGACAGCCTGGCTCACCTTTTATGGTCCAAATCAGAAGGTCTCTGTCATTAAATCAGATGTTTGAAAATCAGTTTGTAAAAAGACCAACTGAAATTCTTCCTAATTAAATGAAAGTACTGAAAGACTTTGTGTAAATGAGCTGTTATTGTAGGTACATTGTTATAATCCATCTATaatctctctctggagtccaaggTTGATCCTTCTCTTCTCTATCAGCTGTTTTTCTCCAACATTGTTGGTTCTTTTCAGCAGAGTTCTGAGACTGGTCCCATAATGAGACTGAAATAAGCTGTGCTACATTTCAACAGCAGCTAATTTGGTTTTTGtctcattaaaatatttatattgaAACACTTGCAGATTTTTCATGATGATGCAGATTTTTAGACTTTTCATCTATTTCACTGATGCTCAAAGTGTCATTATATCATTAATTATTTATGAGcctaaagattttttttccaggaatTTTCTCACATTAAACAAGTTTTGTTGGAACTTGTCCCATAAggttaaataatacattttattttgttgactCTTCCTAAATGTGTGTAATATACTATTAGTTGTGTGTTATATACCACTAGCTGTACGTGGGATTCTTTTTAACATCATTATTGTTGGCAGGACTCGTAAGCAGACAAACCAGAACTGACGGTGTGAAAACCAGGTTTGAATCAACTCAGGTAGTTCAAAGGTGCGCGGAGTCCACCTCCGAATGAGGGCGCGTGGCGACCTGGGAGGAGACGTGAGAATCGCGGGAAATGTGACTTGGCGGGACGGAACACGAGAAGTGTTTGGTTCAAAATGCTTTTTGTACATATGCTCACATGCTTATTATCACTCACATGCAGAAACTGCCCGTCTGAAGACAGTGTGACCTGCTGCTTGCGTAAGAGAGCCATCGTTGGGATTGAGATTCTGATTGATATTCGGTCCCCTCGAGGTAGCGAGAGACAGATGTACCCGCTGTTGGAACGTTCCGTTCCAATTTCTATATGTTCAGTTCTGCTTTTGTCTGCGAACACTCCACCCTAATGTGATACCAACATGTTTGTCTGTTAGTATAAATAAACCCTGTTGGACAGCACCTCTGTAGCTCACACGGCAGACGTGTGGTTACCCTGACACAAGTAAAACAAGAGtctccgtctcattcctctgaaggCAACGGCACAGGGAGAAAACTAACCCTTTTCTCCCTAACAAGAAGACACCACTGACCCACGTTGACCACAAACCGACCAGACGCTGGTGATCGGGAGGCGGCGGCTTTTGAAGAGTGGAGATCggtgaccagctgcaggtgtgacggtcaCCTGAGAACCCAGGTGGATCCGCCACGCCCCCtagtgagaaaaccaggaacacaaacaggcaccaacacacaggccatgacaATTATCTCTGGTTAGATTTCAAGTTAATTTCTGTTGAACCACAGTTTTAGTCTGATTCATTTAATATGTAATAAATGAGTTTAACTGCTGGCTAAACTGAGTTCCATCCAGtcttcctttgtgttttataaTCATTTGATCAAAGGTGTCGATGACCCTGTGATTGTGAGCGTGTGTCCACCAGTTTGTCCTTCAGGACTTCATGGACTGGTGTGAAGGATCTTTGTTGGATAGAAATGTGTCCAAACCCAAAGAAATGCTCACTGACTTTTATTCATTAACCAGACAAAGTGGTTGAAAATACAAAATCTTGGTGGATTTATTCTGTAATAAATCACTTTGATGTCAACaagacaccagcaacacacgAGCTTTTAGATATTGAGACGTTTTTTAGTAACAAATCTTTATATGGATTCTATTTCTTAATGCTTTTATCATCActtgattattgttattgttttttcaTTCACTGGCTGTAAAATTGTCCCACTGAATTAATAAAATGACCTTGTGAATTTGCAACAATGTAAAAGAATTCTGCTGGAAAAAACtcttcaaacagaaaaataaacaagctgctacgagcggttgtatcaggacccgaaagcaggcaggacacagtggcgtatcgttccgagaagctttattaaagtttatagaacGTTGTGCAACTCaaaaaggcgtggagaccacgactcggttcttaatcaaaacagggaatgtaaacttacgacaaaaatcccgagcggggtcgaaagcagtccatgaaggataaagacaaaacaataatccgataaacgggttcaaaagttatccacgaaggaaaaagtctcacgaaagtccaggagggtatagcCGGGGTATTCCGAAACAccaaacacgccaacgctggccaaccgtgagaacagtccataaataggtggcttgattatgatagtctgcaggtgcaccagtccccggcaccacctgcggctgaggcatggctccaccacgccccccgcaggagaaaccctgcaaaagagttcccagaaactgggaacctgacacaagctgcagtttaaagtTTGTTGGTTCCTAATTTGGACCTGTGATCCCTGAATAATTATCAAAGGGAAAATCTCAGTTCAGAGAGTGAAGacttattttaataaagtgtgtgttcacccagaaCTCTGAATCCCAGTAAactccagatgtttgagggaACATGAAGACCTCCGCTGCAGCTTTCCAACAGTTTTCAGACTTTCGCCAGACTGAAACTCGGAGGTCAAATGTTGAAAGAGTCAAAAGTTTTAGGAAATTGTGTGAGAACGTTGAGTGTAGTGATCAGACACGAGAGAGAGCCCTTCACCCGGTAATGAGCGTGTTAGTTCCGGAGGTGACGTCATGGTGGGGCAGCTCTCGCACACCGGCTTAAAGGAGTGAATTATTGATGGATTTAAACATTAGATTAACAATGACAGACTTTTGCAGCCACCACACTTTAGATCTTTAAGTTTGCTCTAActggagagccccccccccaccttcaccctCCAGCTCTCACTAAAACGAGTCGCTTTCACTTTGGCCCCGTTCAGACACAACTCACAGGAATCTGTTAGGTTTAGGTTTTTTCCAGGAAATCACTCgactttctgctcttttctggcACTACTGAGTCTGCCCGACTCTTCAGCCGGTCagttctgatcattttaaatgtggaaatgCTGAATTCAGTCAGGTAACTTTCATTTCAGGCTAAATTTCAGCTTTCATAAACATATTTCACTCTTATAGTTAGATTACTTTCTTTTAttctgaataaaaacaacaaagactcGGAAATGAACCAAGGTTTCCATTTGCTTGGCGATCATTCACACACTTGGGGTCATCTATCAGACGCAACTCAGAGGAATCCGTTAGGTTTAGGTTTTTTCCAGGACCTGAtagcaggcaaaacgcagtggtaaaagtaaaaaaaaaaaagtctttattaAAAAATTAATTTCGCAGTCCTtctggaccgcagggaagcacttgtccagtcctccggggcgcacagagagctccagcggggagccaacacgggagtcaggtcctgcgAGTTCTGCACTCCAGCAGGGTGACGTGGAGACCTTGAACGAGCAGGAAAAAGCGTCTCAACGAGAGTCAGGGTGAGGCGAGGACAGCGCGGTGGCAGAAAGTAGGCCTTGCCCTGGGGAACAACAGCAGCCATGGGACAATTATATGCACTTTAAAATCCTCCTCACAGGTTCCAGCCCATTTATTGGAGTTCCTACAGTCTGCAGTCTTAAGGCTCCTCTAAAAGATCTCCTGTTTGTCTCCTAGTGCAACCGTCCCTCACCATTTACTACACCCTGTCCTCTGGACTCCCAAACATCCCTGAGTTTTTTGCAAGTGTGGAGGTCAGTGGACTTGAGGCTGGATACTGCGACACCACTAAAAAGAAAGTAGAGCCAAAGACAAACTGGGCAAAGACGTTCCTGGACCATCACCAAGAACAGCTGGACTGGTACACTGCAGAGTGTGTGGAGCGTTTTCCAGCCTACATGAAGTACTGGATGTACAATGTGAAGGAGATCTACAACCAGACTGGAGGTGAGACCATGATCCACTTTTTCTTCCATGCAGAACTCATTCTGCACTCAAGAAAGGAGGTGAATTAGCATAGCATGCTCCAGATTTACTGACCTCTGCGTTCTCCCAGCAGGTGTCCATGTTATGCAGAGGCTTGATCATTGTGAATTGGACAGTGAGACAGGAGAAATCTCTGCTTTCTCAAAATTTGGTTACGACGGAGAAGACCTGTTGGAACTGGACCTGAAGACGCTGCACTGGACGGCTCTGACACCAAAGGCTCTCGCTGTAAAACCCAGATGGGATTCTGAACATAGAACACTCAGGATTAGTCTGTACATCACCAAGGTTTTTCC is a window of Takifugu flavidus isolate HTHZ2018 chromosome 21, ASM371156v2, whole genome shotgun sequence DNA encoding:
- the LOC130518452 gene encoding LOW QUALITY PROTEIN: H-2 class I histocompatibility antigen, Q9 alpha chain-like (The sequence of the model RefSeq protein was modified relative to this genomic sequence to represent the inferred CDS: inserted 1 base in 1 codon) translates to MKSLDFLLXLALMSLPDSSAVTHTLKYFYTGSSGVPNFPEFVAVGMVDDVQIDHYDSNTRRAQPKQEWMKEATADDPQYWDRNTGNFMGSQQTYKGNIEILKQRFKPTGGVHMFQRMYGCEWDDETGEKNGFDKFGYDGADFISFKLKEGIWVAAKREAEITKRKWDQNEARIEQLKSYLTQFCIEWLQKYVNYGKSSLMRTELPSVSLLQKTPSSPVSCHATGFYPDPDRATLSWWKGEEELYEDVDHGELLLNPDGTFQASVDLKVSSVPPEDWSSYKCVFQLSGAKEITTTLDKNQIRTNWGKPAEDPSNTAVIAAVAVAVLALVLVAVVGFLLYRKKKGKCTKPEGLSEVKVPLEPNPN